The following are from one region of the Bacteroidota bacterium genome:
- a CDS encoding class I SAM-dependent methyltransferase, with the protein MNEMLIVNCPVCSSNKSCYYIATKAMMHQANQEHYIFNKCSACDSVFLTNPVKEEVLDAYYTDNYLPYKGAAAWGKYSSFVARSQQTLDLKRVQLVARYTKSKKVFSILDVGCGNPSFLNLAQQKLNAEGTGIDFSDNGWKNNPFDKLQLIKTSIANFKPTCLFDIITLWHYLEHDYNLKETVNKLYDCLNTGGKLIIEVPDYKSISAKKQKQYWQGWHSPRHMTLFSEKGFHVLFKSDKWKIIYHQNHGTLDAFTLWWLGKMEQQQINWSGNMEGKFWPLVFLKIVCFPFFLFEKFFPMGIQLVVIEKK; encoded by the coding sequence ATGAATGAAATGTTGATAGTAAATTGCCCGGTTTGCAGTAGTAATAAAAGCTGCTATTACATTGCTACCAAGGCCATGATGCATCAAGCTAATCAAGAGCACTATATTTTCAATAAATGCTCGGCTTGCGATTCTGTTTTTTTAACTAATCCTGTAAAAGAAGAAGTATTAGATGCGTACTATACTGATAATTATTTACCATACAAAGGAGCTGCCGCATGGGGCAAATACAGTTCATTTGTTGCAAGAAGCCAGCAAACACTTGACTTAAAGAGGGTACAATTAGTTGCTCGCTATACAAAATCTAAAAAAGTATTTTCTATCCTTGATGTAGGTTGTGGTAACCCAAGTTTTTTAAATTTAGCGCAGCAAAAATTAAATGCTGAAGGTACAGGTATAGATTTTTCTGACAATGGCTGGAAGAACAACCCGTTTGACAAATTACAACTTATTAAAACATCAATTGCAAACTTTAAGCCCACTTGTTTGTTTGATATAATAACCCTTTGGCATTATCTTGAACATGATTATAATCTAAAAGAAACAGTGAATAAACTTTACGATTGTTTAAACACCGGTGGTAAATTAATTATTGAAGTGCCTGATTACAAAAGTATAAGCGCAAAAAAACAAAAACAATACTGGCAAGGGTGGCACAGCCCTAGGCACATGACACTTTTTTCTGAAAAAGGTTTTCACGTGCTATTCAAAAGCGATAAATGGAAAATAATATATCATCAAAATCACGGTACGTTGGACGCATTCACGCTATGGTGGTTAGGAAAAATGGAACAGCAACAAATAAACTGGTCGGGTAATATGGAAGGTAAATTTTGGCCATTGGTATTTCTAAAAATAGTATGCTTTCCATTTTTTCTTTTTGAAAAATTTTTTCCAATGGGAATACAACTGGTGGTAATTGAAAAAAAATAG
- the crtI gene encoding phytoene desaturase — MKTAAQNIAIVGAGIAGLAAAIRLQAMGHHVVVFEANDYPGGKLTAFREKGYRFDMGPSLFTMPQYVEELFSVAKQPMAKYFSYKRKSIICNYFFEDGTTFSALANTSDFAKSAAKVFGVEEQLLINYFARSKKKYDLTASLFLEKSLHKLATYFSKDVIKAVFNITSLDIDTTLADYNAHSFNNKKLVQFFNRFATYNGSNPYQTPGIMSMIPHLEQHYGTYFPKGGMHQITMSLFELAKDIGVEFQFNKKVQEIIIKNNKATGIRLNNGIKHFDIVVSNADVVPTYRTLLPKQKAPEKMLSQPRSSSALIFYWGIAHTFEQLELHNIFFSEDYHTEFDYIFNKNDVHNDPTVYINITSKDEPTDAPQGCENWFTMVNVPCNKGQDWDEIIARTRTNVISKISKLLNKDFEPLIVYESVLDPRTIESKTQSYQGALYGASSNNKFGAFLRHPNFKRSIDDLYFCGGSVHPGGGIPLCLLSGKIVSELISKSVLK; from the coding sequence ATGAAAACAGCTGCTCAGAATATTGCTATAGTTGGTGCAGGTATTGCAGGTTTGGCTGCAGCAATTCGTTTGCAAGCTATGGGCCATCACGTAGTTGTTTTTGAAGCAAATGATTATCCCGGTGGTAAGCTTACCGCTTTTAGAGAAAAGGGATATCGCTTTGATATGGGTCCTTCTTTATTTACAATGCCTCAATACGTTGAAGAATTATTCAGTGTTGCCAAACAGCCAATGGCCAAATACTTCAGCTATAAAAGAAAAAGCATCATTTGTAATTATTTTTTTGAAGACGGCACTACGTTTTCTGCTTTGGCAAATACAAGCGATTTTGCGAAATCTGCTGCAAAAGTATTCGGAGTTGAAGAGCAATTACTCATTAATTATTTTGCAAGAAGTAAAAAGAAGTACGATCTCACAGCAAGTTTGTTTTTAGAAAAATCACTTCATAAATTAGCTACCTATTTTAGTAAAGATGTAATTAAAGCTGTTTTTAATATTACAAGTTTAGATATTGATACAACGCTTGCAGACTACAATGCTCATTCATTCAACAATAAAAAATTAGTTCAGTTTTTTAACAGATTTGCTACTTACAATGGCTCCAATCCTTATCAGACACCCGGAATAATGTCAATGATACCGCATTTAGAGCAACATTATGGAACCTATTTTCCAAAAGGAGGAATGCATCAAATAACAATGAGCTTATTTGAATTGGCAAAAGATATTGGTGTTGAATTTCAGTTTAATAAAAAAGTACAAGAGATTATTATCAAAAATAATAAAGCCACCGGCATTCGATTAAATAATGGAATAAAACATTTCGATATCGTGGTGTCAAATGCTGATGTAGTTCCAACCTACAGAACTTTATTACCAAAGCAAAAGGCACCCGAAAAAATGCTGTCTCAGCCACGCAGCAGTTCAGCTTTAATATTTTATTGGGGAATAGCACACACCTTTGAGCAATTAGAATTACATAACATCTTTTTTTCAGAAGATTACCATACAGAGTTCGATTATATTTTTAATAAAAATGATGTGCACAACGACCCCACAGTTTATATTAACATCACTTCGAAAGATGAACCAACCGATGCGCCACAAGGCTGCGAAAACTGGTTTACCATGGTGAATGTTCCATGTAACAAAGGTCAGGATTGGGACGAAATAATCGCAAGAACCAGAACCAATGTTATTTCTAAAATCAGTAAACTTTTGAATAAAGATTTCGAACCACTTATTGTTTATGAATCTGTTTTAGATCCAAGAACAATAGAGTCTAAAACACAAAGCTACCAGGGAGCACTTTATGGAGCCTCATCCAATAATAAATTTGGTGCATTTTTAAGACATCCCAATTTTAAACGAAGTATAGATGACCTCTATTTCTGCGGTGGCAGCGTCCATCCCGGTGGAGGCATTCCACTTTGTTTACTATCCGGTAAAATTGTTTCTGAATTAATTTCAAAATCAGTTTTAAAATGA
- a CDS encoding carotenoid biosynthesis protein has product MILVSKYKIALSIGLIWLFTISGILGILSQHKDWFLSLTPLNLLLTALIVLWNIENWSVKTVLAFFIPFTLGFVSEALGVNYGPIFGSYTYGNNLGYKVFGVPLVICANWAILTFITADITKHFSKNIWLSAIIGAVLMTALDLIIEVSAPRFDFWQFEGTVVPVQNYLGWLIIAFFSHLCCQRLNVLSNKLISWHVFISIVIFFTVFLFT; this is encoded by the coding sequence ATGATTTTGGTTTCAAAATATAAAATTGCTTTAAGCATTGGTCTTATATGGCTTTTTACTATCTCGGGTATTCTTGGAATTTTATCGCAGCATAAAGATTGGTTCTTATCACTAACGCCACTCAATTTATTATTAACTGCGCTCATCGTATTATGGAATATTGAAAACTGGAGTGTAAAAACAGTGCTGGCATTTTTTATACCATTCACTTTAGGTTTTGTTTCAGAAGCTTTAGGGGTTAATTACGGACCTATTTTTGGAAGCTATACCTATGGCAATAACCTTGGATATAAAGTTTTTGGTGTACCACTTGTGATTTGTGCGAATTGGGCCATTCTTACATTTATTACTGCAGATATAACTAAGCATTTTTCAAAAAACATTTGGCTCTCGGCCATAATTGGTGCTGTGCTTATGACCGCACTAGACCTGATTATTGAAGTATCGGCTCCGCGATTTGATTTTTGGCAATTCGAAGGCACTGTTGTACCTGTTCAAAATTACTTAGGTTGGCTTATAATTGCATTTTTTTCACATTTATGTTGCCAAAGACTGAATGTGTTGTCTAATAAATTAATTTCGTGGCATGTATTTATTTCTATTGTTATTTTTTTCACCGTTTTTCTTTTCACATAA
- a CDS encoding lycopene cyclase, with translation MTKTDYIITGAGAAGLILAYRMAGDAYYDHKSILIIDKNKNLTNNRTWCFWENGEGEWEKLLHKTWPKIYFGSNDYSKVIDATPYHYKMIRSAKFYKELWEVIDKKVNIKFLNAEVKSIQEHDNDVEVITDEGSFKTSKVINSIEFNKQYLTQKKYPVLQQHFIGWFIKTQQNEFDDDVATFMDFDIPQNGTTAFMYVLPISKTEALIEYTLFSEKLLTKDAYEKAILAYLKDKRIENYTIEETERGAIPMTSYKFQQYNTRNVLSIGTAGGWTKASTGYTFRNTTRKTKQLIEFLKGEQNLSKFAKPSKFWFYDLLFLDVLAQHNEEGPNLFSSLFRKTKIQTIFKFLDEESTFNEDLKIIKSMPSTRFAKAMLKRIIYGF, from the coding sequence ATGACAAAGACTGATTATATCATTACTGGAGCAGGTGCTGCCGGATTAATTCTAGCCTACAGAATGGCTGGTGATGCTTATTATGACCATAAATCTATTCTTATTATTGATAAAAATAAAAACCTCACTAACAACCGAACCTGGTGTTTTTGGGAAAATGGCGAAGGTGAGTGGGAAAAACTTTTGCATAAAACATGGCCAAAAATATATTTTGGCAGCAATGATTATTCAAAGGTCATAGATGCAACTCCTTATCACTATAAAATGATAAGGAGTGCAAAGTTTTATAAAGAACTTTGGGAGGTCATAGATAAAAAAGTGAATATTAAATTTCTTAACGCTGAAGTTAAATCTATTCAGGAGCACGACAACGATGTTGAGGTAATTACAGATGAAGGTAGCTTTAAGACCTCAAAGGTCATTAATAGTATCGAGTTTAATAAGCAGTACCTAACGCAAAAAAAATATCCGGTGCTACAACAACATTTTATAGGTTGGTTTATTAAAACTCAACAAAACGAATTTGATGATGATGTAGCAACTTTTATGGATTTTGATATTCCACAAAATGGAACTACGGCATTTATGTACGTATTGCCAATTTCAAAAACGGAAGCGTTGATTGAGTACACCTTATTTTCTGAAAAATTACTTACAAAAGATGCTTACGAAAAAGCCATACTTGCCTATTTAAAAGATAAGCGCATAGAAAATTACACGATAGAAGAAACCGAGCGTGGCGCTATACCAATGACTTCTTATAAGTTTCAGCAGTATAACACCAGGAACGTTCTCAGCATTGGAACAGCCGGAGGTTGGACCAAGGCCAGCACAGGTTACACTTTTAGGAATACCACCAGAAAAACAAAGCAACTGATAGAATTTTTAAAGGGAGAACAAAACCTGAGCAAGTTTGCGAAACCATCTAAATTTTGGTTTTACGATTTGCTTTTTTTAGACGTGCTTGCGCAGCATAATGAAGAAGGCCCAAACTTGTTTTCAAGTTTATTTAGAAAAACTAAAATTCAAACTATTTTTAAATTTTTAGATGAGGAATCAACATTCAATGAAGATTTAAAAATCATTAAATCAATGCCGTCAACACGTTTTGCTAAGGCTATGCTGAAAAGAATAATTTATGGTTTTTAA
- a CDS encoding alkylphosphonate utilization protein — translation MKPCPQCKSPYAYATGNELYACPECGNEWNADEIVEIESNKILDANGSELQNGDSVIIIKNLPIKGSPKHVKSGTKVKNIRLNFDSDHNIDCKIDEFGSMALKSEFVRKA, via the coding sequence ATGAAACCTTGTCCACAATGCAAATCACCTTATGCCTACGCAACGGGAAACGAATTATACGCTTGTCCCGAATGTGGTAATGAGTGGAATGCAGATGAAATTGTTGAAATAGAGAGCAATAAAATTTTAGACGCAAATGGGAGCGAACTTCAAAATGGAGATAGTGTTATCATAATTAAAAATCTACCTATTAAAGGCTCTCCTAAACATGTTAAATCAGGCACTAAGGTTAAGAATATTCGTCTAAACTTTGATAGTGACCATAACATTGATTGTAAGATTGATGAATTTGGTTCGATGGCTTTAAAATCTGAATTCGTTCGAAAAGCTTAG